One Cololabis saira isolate AMF1-May2022 chromosome 18, fColSai1.1, whole genome shotgun sequence genomic region harbors:
- the bmf2 gene encoding BCL2 modifying factor 2, with product MDDEEEDMSQPISKLWETPFRDIKYEDQATQMAAGQALAAVTAAMPTSQGHNNSINLLPCSLLRQPCIPFRGNAGLLSHLPAQFEPMEDRGESQIEEEDGGEENHRMAAGPEEPAGVSVEVQIGRKLRQIGDQFHQEHIELFVRHQRQNLPVWMRLTMALVGFLFPREGLFPRLQGQQR from the exons AtggatgatgaggaggaggacatgTCACAGCCTATCTCGAAGCTCTGGGAAACGCCCTTTAGAGACATCAAATACGAAGACCAAGCCACACAGATGGCAGCTGGACAGGCCCTTGCTGCCGTCACTGCCGCCATGCCTACGTCGCAGGGCCATAATAACAGCATTAACCTACTGCCCTGCAGCTTACTCCGGCAGCCTTGCATACCTTTCCGCG GGAACGCTGGATTGCTCTCACATCTTCCCGCTCAGTTTGAGCCCATGGAGGACCGGGGCGAGAGCCAGATTGAGGAGGAAGATGGAGGGGAAGAGAACCACAGGATGGCAGCGGGGCCGGAGGAGCCGGCGGGGGTGAGCGTCGAGGTGCAAATTGGACGTAAACTCCGGCAGATTGGAGACCAGTTCCACCAGGAACACATTGAATTG TTCGTGCGGCACCAGAGACAAAACCTGCCTGTGTGGATGCGCCTTACGATGGCCCTTgttggctttctgtttccaagaGAGGGTCTCTTCCCCCGCCTGCAGGGACAGCAGAGATGA